A DNA window from Halomicrobium mukohataei DSM 12286 contains the following coding sequences:
- a CDS encoding type II glyceraldehyde-3-phosphate dehydrogenase, producing MLRVGINGFGTIGKRVADAVRAQPDMTVAGVAKRTPDYEAEIARDRGYSLFAAAETTPFTAAGIDVAGQVRQLVAASDVVVDATPAGVGERNRALYEELETPAIYQGGEDASVAPVSFNARANYDEAVGADAVRVVSCNTTGLSRVLAPLEERYGIEKVRATLVRRGGDPSQTGRGPINDTLPDPVSIPSHHAPDVKTVFPELSIDTMGMKVPATLMHTHAINLTLRATPTAEDVRDLLTAEGRLLVIPERLGIDGAGKLKEYTRDAGRPRGDVWENCIWAESLTVEPLSDGRADCYLFQAIHQEADVVPENVDAIRAIAGLADGPESVERTNEALGIGCGLAGIEPDTTAPARDAASDD from the coding sequence ATGCTCCGCGTGGGCATCAACGGCTTTGGCACCATCGGGAAACGGGTCGCCGACGCCGTTCGTGCACAACCAGATATGACGGTCGCCGGAGTCGCCAAACGAACGCCCGACTACGAGGCCGAGATCGCTCGTGATCGGGGCTACTCGCTTTTTGCCGCCGCAGAGACGACGCCGTTTACTGCGGCCGGAATCGACGTTGCAGGCCAGGTCCGCCAGCTCGTGGCTGCGAGCGACGTCGTCGTCGACGCGACGCCGGCCGGCGTCGGCGAGCGAAACCGCGCGCTGTACGAGGAGTTAGAGACGCCAGCGATCTACCAGGGCGGCGAAGACGCGAGCGTCGCGCCGGTCAGCTTCAACGCCAGGGCAAACTACGACGAGGCGGTCGGTGCCGACGCCGTCCGCGTCGTCTCGTGTAACACGACCGGGCTGTCACGTGTCCTGGCACCGCTGGAGGAACGCTACGGGATCGAGAAAGTCCGCGCGACGCTGGTCCGACGCGGCGGAGACCCCTCACAGACCGGACGCGGACCGATCAACGACACGCTGCCGGACCCCGTCTCGATCCCGTCCCACCACGCGCCGGACGTCAAGACGGTCTTCCCGGAGCTGTCGATCGACACCATGGGCATGAAGGTGCCCGCGACGCTGATGCACACCCACGCGATCAACCTCACGCTCCGGGCGACGCCCACCGCCGAGGACGTCCGCGATCTGCTGACCGCCGAGGGGCGACTGCTGGTGATCCCGGAGCGGCTGGGCATCGACGGCGCGGGCAAGCTCAAAGAGTACACCCGTGACGCGGGCCGACCCCGCGGCGACGTGTGGGAGAACTGCATCTGGGCCGAGTCCCTGACCGTCGAACCCCTGTCGGACGGCCGCGCGGACTGTTACCTGTTCCAGGCAATCCACCAGGAGGCCGACGTGGTCCCCGAAAACGTCGACGCCATCCGGGCGATCGCCGGCCTCGCCGACGGTCCCGAGAGCGTCGAGCGCACCAACGAGGCCCTGGGGATCGGCTGCGGGCTCGCGGGGATAGAGCCCGACACGACCGCGCCGGCCCGCGACGCTGCGAGCGACGACTGA
- a CDS encoding metallophosphoesterase, giving the protein MHVGIVSDTHDDTDLVAAAIEQFDAVGVDAVVHCGDFVAPFSAAPFERAFDFYAVRGNNDGEWALAAQIDEFGTYLGEMGELTLDGVEVAVYHGTSPAIVDALVGCGNYDYVLHGHTHERVLEEHGGTVRINPGGIPIEAAPEPLHVAVLDTESGEIEFHRL; this is encoded by the coding sequence ATGCACGTTGGGATCGTCTCGGACACGCACGACGACACGGATCTCGTCGCGGCAGCGATCGAGCAGTTCGACGCCGTCGGCGTCGACGCCGTCGTCCACTGCGGTGACTTCGTCGCCCCGTTCTCGGCTGCCCCCTTCGAGCGAGCGTTCGACTTCTACGCGGTCCGGGGGAACAACGACGGCGAGTGGGCACTCGCCGCCCAGATCGACGAGTTCGGCACCTACCTCGGTGAGATGGGTGAGCTGACTCTGGACGGGGTCGAGGTGGCCGTCTACCACGGCACCAGCCCCGCGATCGTCGACGCGCTGGTGGGGTGTGGCAACTACGACTACGTCCTCCACGGGCACACCCACGAGCGCGTGCTCGAAGAACACGGTGGCACCGTCCGGATCAACCCCGGTGGCATCCCGATCGAGGCCGCACCAGAACCGCTTCACGTCGCCGTCCTCGACACCGAGTCGGGCGAGATCGAGTTCCACCGGCTCTGA